One Nitrospina watsonii DNA segment encodes these proteins:
- a CDS encoding rod-binding protein has protein sequence MNLIPFHNTAAPLGSNPVDKAKQLGSQVKGLDPVGALTQSFSQTLSQVKQTGEGKSETGSKEESERLMEVSRQFEGLLVHQMLKSMRETVDKAGMLDGFASEQYEAVLDEELSKEMVKHQSIGLARTIHDQMSRHLSASAPQDL, from the coding sequence ATGAATCTCATACCGTTTCACAACACAGCCGCTCCGCTGGGATCCAATCCCGTCGATAAAGCGAAGCAGCTGGGCTCCCAGGTCAAGGGCCTCGACCCGGTGGGAGCGCTGACCCAGTCCTTTTCGCAAACGTTGTCGCAGGTCAAACAGACCGGTGAAGGCAAGAGCGAGACCGGCAGCAAGGAAGAGTCGGAGCGGTTGATGGAAGTCTCACGGCAATTCGAAGGCCTGCTGGTCCACCAGATGCTGAAGTCCATGCGCGAGACCGTCGATAAAGCGGGCATGCTGGACGGGTTCGCCAGCGAACAGTATGAAGCCGTACTCGATGAAGAATTGTCCAAGGAAATGGTCAAGCACCAGAGCATCGGCCTGGCCCGAACCATTCACGATCAAATGAGCCGCCACCTTTCGGCATCGGCTCCGCAGGACCTTTAA
- the flgL gene encoding flagellar hook-associated protein FlgL, producing MVMRVTNQAQQANSLRNLFRITEDQFLANQRIASGKRILAPSDDPLGVRDVLTLRTSISRSEQFNRNVTFNRVFVNSADSALSSVSTSLIRAQELAVSSLNGINTAASRQAAAEELDQILDGVFQSANTQVQGRFLFSGTGLATAPFQQNGGGVGALYTGDTNRLNLEVAAGLTIPITRPGSEIFTVDLNPAVTPTTNLSDLNGGAGVNLGSISITDRQGNNAVVNLSGAATVDDVIIAINNATAFAGVNVAASINSAGDGLLLTDTSATINQALTVTESGGGTVAQELGILGSRNGNLTGQDLNPILTTATPISALNGGNGLTLGQVQVTNGALSGTVDLSGLGPTPTISDVLNAFNSAGLNLTASINSQGNGLNVVSDPNTSPNTTAVITDVSGGDTASTLGIGGNNIFVALGTLKQALERNDTEGIAASLDLVSASRDKISNARAEYGAASRTLDQMEVLNSTDVLTQTQQLSDVEDADFVQEAANLAALETALQATLATTARVLQPSLLDFLA from the coding sequence ATGGTAATGCGAGTGACCAACCAGGCGCAGCAAGCCAACTCACTCCGGAATCTGTTCCGCATCACCGAGGACCAGTTTCTCGCCAACCAGCGCATCGCCAGCGGCAAGCGCATTCTCGCGCCGTCCGACGATCCGCTCGGCGTGCGCGACGTGCTGACGCTGCGCACGTCCATCTCCCGTTCAGAGCAATTCAACCGCAACGTCACCTTCAACCGCGTGTTCGTCAACAGCGCCGACTCGGCGTTGAGCTCGGTGAGCACGAGCCTCATCCGGGCGCAGGAGTTGGCGGTCAGCAGCCTCAACGGTATCAACACCGCAGCCAGCCGGCAGGCGGCGGCGGAAGAACTGGATCAGATCCTCGACGGCGTGTTCCAGTCCGCCAACACCCAGGTGCAGGGACGGTTCCTGTTCTCGGGAACCGGACTGGCCACCGCCCCGTTCCAGCAGAATGGCGGTGGCGTGGGCGCGCTGTACACCGGCGACACCAATCGGTTGAACCTGGAAGTCGCCGCCGGATTGACCATACCCATCACGCGTCCGGGTTCGGAAATTTTTACGGTGGATCTGAATCCCGCGGTCACCCCCACCACCAATTTATCGGATCTGAACGGTGGCGCGGGCGTCAACCTGGGCAGCATCTCGATCACCGACCGCCAAGGCAACAATGCCGTGGTCAACCTGAGCGGGGCCGCCACGGTGGACGATGTGATCATCGCCATCAACAACGCCACAGCCTTCGCCGGCGTCAATGTCGCCGCCTCCATCAACAGCGCGGGCGACGGTCTGCTGCTCACCGACACGAGCGCCACCATCAATCAGGCGTTGACCGTCACCGAATCCGGCGGCGGCACCGTGGCGCAGGAGCTGGGCATTCTGGGTTCGCGCAACGGCAATCTGACCGGGCAGGATTTGAATCCCATCCTCACCACCGCCACACCCATCTCCGCCCTCAACGGCGGCAACGGCCTGACGCTGGGGCAGGTGCAGGTGACCAACGGCGCGCTTTCGGGGACGGTGGACTTGAGCGGATTGGGTCCGACACCGACGATCAGCGACGTGCTCAACGCGTTCAATTCGGCGGGATTGAATCTGACTGCCAGCATCAATTCGCAGGGCAACGGCCTGAACGTGGTGTCCGATCCCAACACCTCTCCCAACACCACCGCCGTCATCACGGACGTGTCCGGCGGCGACACCGCGTCCACCCTGGGCATCGGCGGCAACAACATCTTTGTCGCGCTCGGCACTCTCAAACAGGCTCTGGAACGGAACGATACGGAAGGCATTGCCGCGTCACTGGACCTTGTGTCCGCGAGCCGCGACAAAATAAGCAACGCGCGCGCCGAATACGGAGCGGCGTCGCGCACGCTCGATCAGATGGAAGTCCTCAACAGCACCGACGTGTTGACCCAGACCCAGCAACTCTCGGATGTGGAGGACGCGGATTTCGTGCAGGAAGCGGCGAACCTGGCGGCCTTGGAAACCGCGCTGCAGGCCACGCTGGCCACCACCGCGCGCGTTCTGCAACCTTCACTGCTGGACTTTCTGGCTTGA
- the flgK gene encoding flagellar hook-associated protein FlgK: protein MTTNIFSILNTAKLGLQSQQLAIEVTGNNVANVQTEGYSRQTVTLEPNTPRTFGLGQIGTGVRATGIARSFDQFLFNQILGENQSLGNFSIRRDVFENLEILLNESEGLSLNNELNHFFGALSDLANNPTGFSERTNAIAAGASLSQTFNKLGNALTEERLNLDRKVDDEVTQINSLLTEIVRLNESIPSSNLTGFSANDLSDQRDQLVKELSKKLDATLISSGDGKINLTLADGTPLVLGDQAFTLSTQGSSNNGGLKDIFIQDPSGTPVNITNTIQGGEMRGLLDMRDTEVANALDKLDRLAASIVTEINRVHQEGLGLDGTTGNDFFTALPVTIAADSANSGGSDITIINASATTTSTDKFRLNFTAANQFEVINRTTGQNVTGSPVTFTVGTPVNVDGFAITINTAPSGAGDVFDFSTSAGAASSLSVSTTLLADSQKLAAGLNSTGDGDNALALAGLQTRGVFSGLGFASGSGSATFDDFYSGLINSVGNGARSAQTLAQQQESISLQLDIRRESVSGVSIDEEMINLIKFQQAFQASARMISIVDEMFDILQNQI, encoded by the coding sequence ATGACAACGAACATATTCAGCATTCTGAACACGGCGAAACTGGGGCTGCAAAGCCAGCAGTTGGCCATCGAAGTGACCGGCAACAACGTCGCCAATGTGCAGACCGAGGGCTACAGCCGCCAGACGGTGACGCTGGAACCGAACACCCCGCGCACGTTCGGCCTGGGACAGATCGGCACCGGCGTCCGGGCGACCGGCATCGCCCGCTCCTTCGACCAGTTTCTGTTCAACCAGATCCTGGGCGAGAACCAGTCGCTCGGCAATTTTTCGATCCGGCGCGACGTCTTCGAGAATCTGGAAATCCTGCTCAATGAATCCGAGGGGCTCAGCCTCAACAACGAACTCAATCATTTTTTCGGCGCCCTGAGCGACCTGGCAAACAACCCGACCGGGTTTTCCGAGCGCACCAATGCCATCGCCGCAGGCGCATCGCTGTCCCAGACGTTCAACAAGCTGGGCAATGCGCTCACCGAAGAACGCCTGAATCTCGACCGCAAGGTCGATGACGAAGTGACCCAGATCAACAGTCTGCTCACCGAAATCGTGCGGCTGAACGAATCGATTCCAAGCAGCAACCTGACGGGCTTTTCCGCCAACGACCTCAGCGATCAGCGCGACCAGTTGGTCAAGGAGTTGTCGAAAAAACTGGACGCCACGCTGATCTCCTCCGGCGACGGCAAGATCAACCTGACTTTGGCGGACGGCACGCCCCTGGTGCTCGGTGACCAGGCATTCACGCTCAGCACGCAAGGCAGCTCGAACAACGGCGGCCTCAAGGACATTTTCATTCAGGACCCAAGCGGCACGCCCGTCAACATCACCAATACCATTCAGGGTGGCGAGATGCGCGGCCTGCTCGACATGCGTGATACGGAAGTCGCCAATGCGCTGGACAAGCTGGATCGGCTGGCCGCCAGCATCGTGACGGAGATCAACCGCGTGCATCAGGAGGGCCTCGGTCTGGACGGCACCACCGGCAACGACTTTTTCACCGCACTGCCTGTGACCATTGCGGCGGACTCCGCCAACTCCGGAGGCAGTGATATCACCATCATAAACGCCAGCGCCACCACTACCTCCACAGACAAGTTCCGCCTGAACTTTACGGCAGCCAACCAGTTTGAAGTGATCAACCGGACCACGGGACAAAATGTAACGGGCTCTCCAGTTACATTCACCGTCGGAACGCCTGTCAATGTGGACGGTTTCGCCATAACCATCAACACCGCTCCGTCGGGAGCGGGCGACGTGTTCGACTTTTCCACCTCGGCGGGCGCGGCATCCAGCTTGTCGGTATCCACCACCCTGCTCGCGGATTCGCAAAAACTGGCTGCCGGCCTCAACAGCACCGGCGACGGCGACAATGCGCTGGCGCTGGCGGGCCTGCAAACGCGCGGCGTTTTTTCCGGACTGGGTTTCGCTTCGGGAAGCGGCTCCGCCACCTTCGACGATTTTTACAGCGGCCTCATCAACAGCGTCGGCAACGGGGCGCGCTCGGCGCAGACGCTGGCCCAGCAGCAGGAGAGCATCTCGCTGCAACTCGATATACGGCGCGAAAGCGTTTCCGGTGTGTCCATCGACGAAGAGATGATCAACCTCATCAAATTTCAACAGGCGTTTCAGGCGTCGGCACGGATGATCAGCATCGTCGATGAAATGTTCGACATTCTTCAGAATCAGATTTGA
- a CDS encoding tetratricopeptide repeat protein codes for MTSFTGDAGGIASNLRQRLAALTLVLLLLPACGPSSQTAHVSDTAINSFLQNKPAGLHLLYRKALMEGPRNQVLNDMRVGLAAMELGHYSLARDALDRALLNIETIYADDATARNARSLWYEEGKKDFKGEPYERAMAYYYRGLLYILEGDFENARASFKGGVLQDAFAEEEQNRCDFALLIFLQGWVSDKMGDRDLARMAYEEVKRLRPDFQLPDPGHNVLVIVETGTSPRKVSDGIGHGELKFRRGRGFVESRAHLKLNGSTYDAYPMEDIYWQATSRGGRQFDKILEGKVHFRQTNAMVGSALTDIAAKTMIMAPLMENSGSFQIAAGALGLVGATQMALAANTKTQADTRYWNNLPDGVHVFTARVEPAQWGDVEIVFEDATQRPQPGLSQQRPILKTHGGTGLVWARSRSALNVK; via the coding sequence GGCCTGCGGCCCTTCGTCGCAAACCGCTCATGTCTCCGACACGGCGATCAACTCCTTCCTGCAAAACAAACCCGCCGGCCTCCACCTCCTGTACCGCAAAGCCCTCATGGAAGGCCCGCGCAACCAGGTGCTCAACGACATGCGGGTGGGCCTCGCCGCCATGGAGTTGGGCCACTATTCGCTGGCCCGCGACGCGCTGGATCGCGCCCTGCTGAACATCGAAACGATTTACGCCGACGACGCCACCGCGCGCAACGCCCGCAGCCTGTGGTACGAGGAAGGCAAAAAAGATTTCAAGGGCGAACCCTACGAACGCGCCATGGCCTATTACTACCGCGGCCTGCTGTATATACTGGAAGGCGACTTTGAAAACGCGCGCGCCTCGTTCAAGGGCGGTGTGTTGCAGGACGCGTTTGCCGAGGAAGAACAGAACCGCTGCGATTTCGCGCTGCTGATTTTCCTGCAGGGCTGGGTGTCGGACAAGATGGGCGACCGCGACCTGGCGCGCATGGCGTATGAAGAAGTGAAGCGCCTGCGACCCGATTTTCAACTGCCCGATCCCGGCCACAACGTGTTGGTGATCGTGGAGACCGGCACCTCGCCGCGCAAGGTGTCGGACGGCATCGGCCACGGCGAGCTCAAGTTCCGTCGCGGCCGCGGCTTTGTCGAGTCCCGCGCCCACCTCAAGCTAAACGGCAGCACCTACGATGCCTACCCGATGGAAGACATCTACTGGCAGGCCACCTCGCGCGGCGGCCGGCAGTTCGACAAGATCCTCGAAGGCAAGGTGCACTTCCGCCAGACCAACGCCATGGTCGGCTCGGCGTTGACGGACATCGCCGCGAAGACGATGATCATGGCTCCGTTGATGGAAAACTCGGGCTCGTTCCAGATCGCCGCAGGCGCATTGGGACTGGTCGGCGCGACGCAGATGGCGCTGGCCGCCAACACCAAAACGCAGGCCGACACCCGCTACTGGAACAACCTGCCCGACGGGGTGCACGTGTTCACCGCCCGGGTCGAACCCGCACAATGGGGCGACGTCGAGATCGTGTTTGAAGACGCAACGCAACGGCCTCAGCCCGGCCTGTCCCAGCAGCGTCCCATTCTGAAAACCCACGGCGGCACCGGACTGGTCTGGGCCCGTTCCCGTTCCGCCCTGAACGTAAAATGA
- a CDS encoding flagellar protein FlgN yields the protein MKDLYQALNTILEKKIELYDRLIHIFGEEWNAVTEYSRDRLLKTLEQKETLLMQVGELNQKREAILKKMSEHWGIPVEKVTLRKIAQFKNNPWSMSMILCQQRMKEQIAKIKKLNTMNRRLIERSSLSMQDSVHSLYKADTRYTPYHADGKVGNVPLTRGLISTNI from the coding sequence ATGAAAGACCTGTATCAGGCACTCAATACGATTCTGGAAAAGAAAATCGAACTGTACGATCGTTTGATCCACATTTTCGGTGAGGAGTGGAATGCCGTCACCGAATATTCCCGGGACCGGCTGCTGAAAACGCTGGAACAGAAGGAAACCTTGTTGATGCAGGTGGGCGAGCTCAATCAGAAACGCGAAGCGATTCTGAAAAAGATGTCCGAGCACTGGGGCATCCCGGTTGAAAAAGTCACGCTGCGTAAAATCGCCCAGTTCAAAAACAATCCCTGGTCGATGTCGATGATCCTGTGCCAGCAGCGCATGAAAGAACAGATCGCGAAAATCAAAAAGCTCAACACCATGAACCGCCGGTTGATTGAACGGTCGTCCCTGTCCATGCAGGATTCGGTTCACAGCCTGTACAAGGCGGACACCCGTTACACGCCCTACCACGCCGACGGCAAGGTCGGGAACGTGCCGTTGACCCGCGGCCTGATCAGCACCAACATTTAA